In Mycobacterium sp. JS623, one genomic interval encodes:
- a CDS encoding lipoprotein LpqH — MRIAWVAAAVTLAVAGCSSGPPDYKPGPGTLVAGTAQVTVNGQNVGTTEAVQCTPAGSLTTITTGDQASGVTALISNKDELAADAVSLNNVGGFTGSYNRGLGEDAKVTMTGRTYDITGAAVGFATANPSFRTTGTFAIKVAC, encoded by the coding sequence GTGAGAATCGCGTGGGTAGCCGCCGCAGTGACGCTGGCCGTCGCCGGGTGTTCGTCGGGGCCGCCGGACTACAAGCCCGGGCCGGGCACGCTCGTCGCTGGCACCGCGCAGGTCACCGTCAACGGCCAGAATGTCGGCACCACCGAGGCGGTGCAATGCACGCCTGCGGGCTCGCTGACCACCATCACCACCGGCGATCAGGCGTCGGGAGTGACCGCGCTGATCTCCAACAAGGACGAGCTGGCCGCCGATGCCGTCAGCCTCAACAACGTCGGCGGCTTCACCGGTAGCTACAACAGAGGCCTCGGCGAGGATGCGAAGGTCACGATGACCGGCAGGACCTACGACATCACCGGGGCGGCCGTCGGCTTCGCCACCGCCAATCCCAGCTTCAGGACGACAGGCACGTTCGCGATCAAGGTCGCCTGCTAG
- a CDS encoding haloalkane dehalogenase, which produces MQTLRTPDERFANLPEFPYPAKYCEVDDGDGGQLRVAWVEVGPAEGNPVLMLHGEPSWSFLYRKMMPVLAAAGYRVICPDLVGFGRSDKPTRIGDHAYARHVEWMRAVAFDVLDLQHVTLVGQDWGGLIGLRIAAENPDRFARIVVANTGLPTGDHPMPEVWWNFRKAIQGASQLDVGRWVEAGCARPFTGAIRAAYSAPFPDDSYCVGPRAMPGLVPTSPEDPATEANRAAWKALCDSTTPMLVAFSDSDPITGAMAPIFSSQMRGAQGIDHPVIANAGHFLQEDAGVELAEAIVRFLAR; this is translated from the coding sequence ATGCAGACTTTGCGCACCCCGGACGAACGCTTTGCCAATCTGCCTGAATTCCCTTATCCCGCAAAGTATTGCGAAGTCGACGACGGCGACGGCGGGCAATTGCGGGTGGCATGGGTGGAAGTCGGTCCCGCCGAAGGTAATCCGGTGCTGATGCTGCACGGCGAGCCGTCATGGTCGTTTCTCTATCGGAAGATGATGCCGGTCTTGGCCGCCGCCGGTTATCGGGTCATTTGTCCGGACCTGGTCGGTTTCGGCAGGTCCGACAAGCCCACCCGGATCGGGGACCACGCGTATGCCCGGCATGTCGAGTGGATGCGCGCTGTCGCGTTCGACGTGCTCGACCTGCAGCACGTCACGCTCGTCGGGCAGGACTGGGGTGGGCTGATCGGGTTACGGATCGCCGCGGAAAATCCGGATCGGTTCGCGCGCATCGTCGTCGCCAACACAGGACTGCCCACGGGCGATCATCCAATGCCCGAGGTGTGGTGGAACTTCCGCAAGGCGATCCAGGGCGCATCCCAGCTAGACGTTGGCCGCTGGGTCGAGGCCGGCTGCGCGCGCCCGTTTACCGGCGCAATCCGCGCGGCCTACAGTGCGCCGTTCCCCGACGACTCCTATTGCGTCGGCCCGCGGGCGATGCCGGGGCTCGTGCCCACCTCACCGGAGGACCCGGCGACGGAGGCCAACCGCGCTGCGTGGAAAGCGTTGTGCGACAGCACAACCCCAATGCTCGTGGCATTCAGCGACAGCGACCCGATCACCGGCGCGATGGCGCCCATCTTCTCGAGCCAGATGCGCGGCGCGCAGGGCATCGACCACCCCGTCATCGCGAACGCCGGGCACTTCCTGCAGGAAGACGCCGGCGTGGAGCTCGCAGAGGCGATTGTCCGATTCCTCGCGCGCTAG
- a CDS encoding lipoprotein LpqH yields the protein MKRGFVVAVGGAAIVIAGLSGCGSGEKKSETSGQTSSAASAQGKTTVTIDGQDQKVQGTVVCSSMGGNMNIAIGDAATGIAAVVSDDGKTVQSVGLGNVNGVTLGYQAGTGQGDAKAEKDGKTWKISGTATGVDMANPMQPMNKPFAIEVSCP from the coding sequence GTGAAGCGTGGGTTCGTGGTCGCCGTAGGCGGCGCGGCGATTGTCATTGCCGGTCTTTCCGGCTGTGGTTCGGGTGAGAAGAAGTCCGAGACAAGCGGCCAGACGTCCTCGGCGGCGTCAGCGCAAGGCAAGACCACCGTCACGATCGATGGACAGGATCAGAAGGTCCAGGGCACAGTCGTGTGCAGCTCAATGGGCGGAAACATGAACATCGCGATCGGCGACGCCGCGACAGGCATCGCGGCCGTGGTGAGCGATGACGGCAAGACCGTACAGTCGGTCGGTTTGGGCAACGTCAACGGTGTGACGCTCGGCTATCAGGCCGGTACCGGCCAGGGCGACGCGAAGGCCGAAAAAGACGGCAAGACGTGGAAGATTTCAGGCACCGCGACCGGCGTTGACATGGCCAACCCCATGCAACCGATGAACAAGCCGTTCGCGATTGAGGTTTCCTGCCCGTAG
- a CDS encoding DUF732 domain-containing protein yields MKSLAVALFVGLFSTVAMAPPANADVVAYLVNVHVRPGYNFPNADAAIGYGNSICDRVAAKMSYAQLVEEVKADFNTSDYYQGAYLINQAVNELCPAQIWQLRQSAAGYKLPA; encoded by the coding sequence ATGAAGTCGCTGGCTGTCGCGCTGTTCGTGGGCCTGTTCTCGACCGTCGCGATGGCCCCGCCCGCCAACGCCGACGTGGTGGCCTACCTCGTCAACGTGCATGTGCGCCCCGGATACAACTTCCCCAACGCCGACGCCGCGATCGGCTACGGCAACAGCATCTGCGACCGAGTCGCCGCCAAGATGAGCTACGCGCAACTGGTCGAGGAGGTCAAGGCCGACTTCAACACCTCCGACTACTACCAGGGCGCCTACCTGATCAATCAGGCCGTCAACGAGCTCTGCCCGGCGCAGATCTGGCAACTGCGGCAGTCGGCGGCCGGGTACAAGCTTCCTGCCTGA
- a CDS encoding helix-turn-helix transcriptional regulator — protein MPEVVGDSPGSIRAMARCGKCGHFASVHHGGGGGRPGGSSCAAPECDCPKFVEGADARVPLGKDNLTPAEVAQLTGLSVHTLSYWRQTDQGPKTIKAGTRTLYRRKDLEQWLAGVDGRTEPLRSNRNAPSESTSRTTGWYEKAVEAAGRIEPARASPWKLASTYALLSIAESLLAHRQKRPPGPAPTGSAGRQDSELLTVADVAEMTRIKTSTLRYWRALGERGPASFKLGRHVMYRRADVEKWLNEAR, from the coding sequence GTGCCGGAGGTAGTGGGCGACAGCCCCGGCTCGATCAGAGCGATGGCCCGTTGCGGCAAGTGCGGGCACTTCGCCAGCGTTCACCACGGCGGTGGGGGAGGACGCCCCGGCGGCTCGTCCTGCGCGGCCCCCGAGTGCGATTGCCCAAAGTTTGTTGAGGGCGCCGACGCCCGCGTTCCGCTGGGCAAGGACAACCTGACGCCTGCTGAAGTGGCACAGCTGACGGGGCTGTCAGTGCACACCCTGAGCTATTGGCGTCAAACCGATCAGGGACCGAAGACGATCAAGGCAGGCACCCGGACGCTGTACCGGCGAAAGGACCTAGAGCAGTGGCTCGCAGGAGTCGACGGACGGACAGAACCCTTGCGCAGTAACAGGAATGCACCGTCAGAATCGACATCGAGAACGACCGGCTGGTATGAGAAGGCGGTAGAGGCTGCAGGCCGGATCGAGCCAGCCCGCGCATCACCCTGGAAGCTTGCGAGCACTTACGCACTGCTATCCATCGCCGAAAGCCTTCTCGCACACCGGCAGAAGAGACCGCCGGGTCCGGCCCCGACGGGATCCGCAGGGCGACAGGATAGCGAACTTCTCACCGTCGCCGACGTAGCCGAGATGACGCGGATCAAGACGAGCACGTTGCGCTACTGGCGCGCCCTGGGAGAGCGCGGCCCTGCGTCGTTCAAGCTTGGCAGGCATGTGATGTACCGCCGTGCGGATGTAGAGAAATGGCTAAACGAGGCGCGATGA